The following are from one region of the bacterium genome:
- a CDS encoding sigma-54-dependent Fis family transcriptional regulator — protein sequence MNSQNPQPAGPRAGDLPSYAELIDLVAVLNAQGDIEEIVRIITEQAAFLLGAENAILLLVNPRTRETLRTVNRQSPKAHDAQLHEIQLHTSGYIMHSGNSLLSHDLIHDSKFSGLKFKSDAYRSAIGIPIRSSRTVIGSIVLINKKEDGRFDEKDLDYLLKFGQIITPFFNNIQQLQIFFEHPIPESVLLKKYANLGLIGRSEKFIALLQAIEAAGRCDVRVMLQGPSGTGKELVARAIHKISERSQAPFVAIDCGAIPSALFESEMLGHVKGAFTGSTMDRKGLIEEADQGTLFMDEIVNLPMEMQSKLLRVLQEGEIRPVGGNKIRKVNVRVIAAASSSLEKRVQEGLFREDLFYRLYVYPIQVPSLQERGQDIALLAGHFLEKFAAEQHKKVSAFSAQVLEFIKTRPWPGNIRELENFIERLMTHVHAETTTLTRADLPPDLQQEWAGKFSLDQDESVQPSLGEQVDAYEANLIRLALKNNHWSQTRAARALKIPVQTLHNKMVKLKIQRRDNGEST from the coding sequence ATGAACAGCCAGAATCCTCAGCCGGCGGGGCCACGAGCAGGCGACCTGCCATCGTATGCCGAATTAATCGATTTGGTCGCGGTTTTGAATGCACAAGGCGATATAGAGGAAATTGTACGCATCATCACAGAACAGGCAGCCTTTCTGCTGGGGGCGGAGAACGCCATCCTGCTGCTGGTGAATCCGCGCACCCGCGAAACCCTGCGCACGGTCAACCGCCAAAGTCCGAAAGCTCATGATGCCCAGCTGCACGAGATTCAGCTCCACACCAGTGGTTATATCATGCATTCGGGCAACAGCTTGCTCAGCCATGATTTGATCCATGATAGTAAATTTTCCGGCCTCAAATTCAAGAGCGACGCTTACCGTTCGGCTATAGGCATTCCCATCCGCAGCAGCCGTACCGTCATCGGTTCCATCGTACTGATTAATAAGAAAGAGGACGGCCGTTTCGACGAAAAGGACCTTGACTACCTGCTGAAATTCGGCCAGATCATCACCCCCTTCTTCAACAACATTCAACAGCTGCAGATTTTCTTTGAGCATCCCATTCCGGAATCAGTGCTGTTAAAAAAATATGCCAATCTCGGATTGATCGGCAGAAGTGAAAAATTCATTGCCTTGCTGCAAGCGATTGAAGCGGCCGGCCGTTGCGATGTCCGGGTGATGCTGCAGGGACCCAGCGGCACCGGCAAAGAGTTGGTCGCACGGGCTATTCATAAAATAAGCGAACGCAGCCAGGCGCCGTTCGTAGCGATCGATTGCGGCGCCATTCCATCCGCTCTGTTTGAAAGCGAGATGCTCGGCCATGTCAAGGGCGCATTTACCGGCTCTACGATGGATCGCAAGGGGCTGATCGAAGAGGCTGATCAAGGTACGTTGTTTATGGATGAAATAGTCAATCTTCCCATGGAAATGCAGTCCAAGCTGTTGCGCGTTTTACAGGAGGGCGAAATTCGACCGGTGGGCGGCAACAAGATTCGCAAGGTCAATGTGCGCGTCATCGCCGCAGCCAGCTCTTCGCTGGAAAAACGGGTTCAGGAGGGGCTGTTTCGTGAGGATCTTTTTTATCGCTTGTATGTGTATCCCATCCAAGTCCCCTCTCTGCAGGAGCGCGGGCAAGATATCGCCCTGTTGGCCGGCCATTTCCTGGAAAAATTTGCCGCCGAACAGCATAAAAAAGTCAGCGCCTTCAGCGCCCAGGTGCTGGAATTCATCAAGACCAGGCCGTGGCCGGGAAACATCCGTGAGCTGGAGAATTTCATCGAACGCCTGATGACCCATGTGCATGCAGAAACCACCACCTTGACCAGGGCGGATCTGCCGCCGGACCTGCAACAAGAATGGGCCGGTAAATTTTCACTCGACCAGGATGAATCCGTGCAACCTTCGCTGGGTGAACAGGTCGACGCTTATGAGGCGAACCTCATTCGCCTGGCGTTGAAAAACAACCACTGGAGCCAGACCCGCGCCGCGCGCGCGCTGAAGATTCCCGTTCAAACGCTGCACAACAAAATGGTCAAATTAAAGATTCAACGCCGGGATAACGGGGAATCCACTTGA
- a CDS encoding TonB-dependent receptor: MKINWFCLGLFIYLLAGGPVQAQSTGGCLEGRILDSASKPIEGVNIQLSSEALQGVRGTITDRHGRLRIAALPVGEYTLRINHVAYKPVTVERITIGLGTTTSLGAILLQAQSVAMPDVTVSGAAYSIDPTSTVNGGNLSAKIIAQMPVERNYRSVAALLPQVNTSYLGDGLNMAGATGLENKYTIDGMDVTDPFRNLTGTNLPYNFVQEVEVITGGYQAEYRSSLGGSINVITYSGGNEFHGQAFGFFANNRIAGEPRQPMIKPPKGDYSQYDAGFRLGGPIVRDQLWFSIAYNPTFEREQVQIPGLAYFSDHSVTHSFAGKLTWQAGSKNNLTLTLLGDPQDRRGVGDTFGSFGTPTSLANPDPYLSDIRRGGFNVSYLGRHTFSPRLLLESYASRLSRLEKNVPATDRGSAEALYIDLSGQWSGGPPTLIDDRSTVATVGLKATYLIAQHTLKTGVEYRDNRLNHDLRGSAIMQTGEANYFVYQTSAAGTVRHRFPAAFLQDSWQATDRLQMQAGLRWDGQYLMASTGKLGQSITNQYQPRLGIIYQPGKETPQKLYLSFGRFYQELNTWLSVGYLMIDAVTSFQYYLVDPRQASANPDHGFDSKISSRPQLKDLGGQYYDGWALGYELQATDKIKLGVHGVYNTLRQGLEDGMDPNTGDFWFDNPGKGALALYPKMKREYKAIELRAEKSFDGRTGFLASYVWSRTEGNYPGLFNSDYNYSFPNTNGSWDILETTINAGGLLPNDRTHVAKFSGSMGLSENLQAGAWFIWQSGTPLSELGGSEMGPPYNRFIGSRGSKGRTPPIWELNLRLAYSLGRFANLSLKPRLLLDILHIGSMRSPVNYEQIHYYNLDEEGQSINPNPLYGLASRYQPPMAVRLGMEINF, encoded by the coding sequence ATGAAGATCAACTGGTTTTGTCTAGGCCTGTTCATCTATCTGCTGGCCGGCGGGCCGGTGCAAGCACAAAGCACCGGTGGATGTTTAGAGGGCCGGATTCTGGACAGCGCCTCTAAACCGATTGAAGGCGTCAATATTCAATTGAGCAGTGAAGCGCTGCAAGGCGTGCGTGGCACGATCACCGATCGTCATGGTCGGCTTCGCATCGCTGCCTTGCCGGTCGGCGAGTATACTCTGCGAATCAATCATGTCGCCTACAAACCCGTGACAGTGGAGCGTATCACCATTGGACTGGGAACAACCACGTCTCTCGGCGCCATTCTCCTTCAGGCCCAGTCTGTTGCCATGCCCGATGTAACGGTGTCCGGCGCCGCCTATTCCATAGATCCAACCAGCACGGTCAACGGCGGCAATCTTTCAGCAAAGATCATTGCCCAAATGCCGGTTGAGCGCAACTATCGCAGCGTGGCCGCGCTGCTGCCCCAGGTGAACACGAGCTACCTGGGCGATGGCCTCAACATGGCGGGGGCAACCGGGCTCGAGAACAAATACACCATTGACGGCATGGATGTGACCGATCCCTTTCGCAATCTCACCGGCACCAATCTGCCCTACAATTTCGTCCAGGAGGTAGAGGTCATTACGGGCGGTTATCAAGCGGAATATCGCAGCTCCCTGGGAGGCTCCATCAATGTGATCACCTATTCCGGCGGCAATGAATTTCACGGTCAGGCGTTCGGCTTTTTTGCCAACAACCGGATTGCCGGCGAACCCCGTCAACCCATGATCAAACCGCCCAAAGGAGATTACAGCCAATATGATGCCGGCTTTCGTCTGGGCGGCCCTATTGTGCGCGATCAACTCTGGTTTTCCATCGCCTACAATCCCACTTTTGAACGTGAGCAGGTGCAGATCCCTGGATTGGCGTATTTTAGCGATCATTCCGTCACCCACAGTTTTGCCGGCAAATTAACCTGGCAAGCCGGCAGCAAAAATAATCTGACCCTGACGCTGCTCGGCGACCCACAAGATCGTCGCGGCGTGGGCGACACCTTCGGCTCTTTCGGCACGCCGACCAGTCTGGCCAACCCGGATCCCTATCTATCGGATATTCGACGGGGCGGATTCAATGTCTCCTACCTGGGTCGCCATACCTTTAGCCCGCGACTTTTACTGGAAAGCTATGCGTCGCGATTATCACGCCTGGAAAAAAATGTACCTGCGACCGACAGAGGATCGGCAGAAGCGCTGTATATCGATCTATCCGGCCAGTGGTCAGGAGGCCCCCCCACTCTTATTGATGACCGTTCCACGGTCGCGACGGTGGGGCTCAAAGCTACTTATCTGATCGCACAGCATACTCTGAAAACCGGCGTTGAGTATCGCGATAATCGCCTGAATCATGATCTCAGAGGAAGTGCGATCATGCAAACAGGTGAAGCGAATTATTTCGTCTATCAAACATCCGCAGCCGGCACCGTGCGCCATCGATTCCCGGCAGCATTCCTCCAGGATTCCTGGCAAGCGACCGATCGGCTGCAAATGCAGGCCGGCCTGCGCTGGGACGGACAGTATTTAATGGCGTCCACCGGTAAATTGGGCCAAAGCATCACCAACCAGTATCAACCGAGACTGGGGATCATCTATCAACCCGGAAAAGAGACGCCGCAAAAGCTGTATCTCTCGTTTGGTCGTTTTTATCAGGAACTCAACACCTGGCTTTCCGTCGGTTATTTGATGATCGACGCAGTCACCTCTTTTCAATATTATTTAGTGGATCCTCGACAGGCATCGGCAAATCCAGACCATGGATTTGATTCCAAAATCAGTTCACGTCCGCAGCTGAAGGATCTGGGCGGCCAATATTATGATGGCTGGGCTCTCGGCTATGAACTGCAGGCAACAGATAAAATCAAACTGGGGGTGCACGGCGTTTACAACACATTACGTCAGGGCCTTGAGGATGGCATGGATCCGAACACTGGTGATTTTTGGTTCGATAATCCGGGCAAAGGCGCACTGGCACTCTATCCAAAAATGAAACGTGAGTATAAAGCCATTGAACTGAGAGCGGAGAAATCTTTTGATGGTCGAACGGGGTTCCTGGCTTCGTATGTCTGGTCCAGAACAGAGGGCAATTACCCCGGATTATTCAATTCCGATTATAACTATTCCTTCCCTAATACCAATGGATCCTGGGACATCTTGGAGACCACCATCAATGCCGGCGGCCTTCTGCCCAACGATCGCACCCATGTGGCCAAATTCTCCGGTTCCATGGGCTTGTCCGAAAATCTGCAGGCCGGCGCGTGGTTCATCTGGCAGAGCGGTACGCCGCTCAGCGAACTGGGCGGATCCGAGATGGGGCCGCCGTACAATCGATTTATCGGATCACGGGGCTCCAAAGGCAGAACCCCACCGATCTGGGAGCTCAATCTGCGGCTGGCCTACTCATTGGGCCGCTTTGCCAATCTGTCGCTGAAACCACGGCTCCTTCTCGACATCCTCCACATCGGCAGTATGCGTAGCCCGGTGAACTATGAACAGATCCATTACTATAACCTGGATGAAGAGGGCCAGAGCATCAATCCCAATCCGCTATACGGCCTGGCCTCGCGCTATCAACCGCCCATGGCCGTGCGGTTGGGCATGGAGATCAATTTTTAG